The Mycolicibacterium fluoranthenivorans genome segment GGTCAGATCCCGAACGTGGCTCAGTTCTGCCGTGACCATGACATCAGTCGGGAGACGTTCTACAAGTACCAACGACGCTTCGCGCAGTTGGGGATCGATGGTCTGCAGGAGCAGTCCCGGCGACCGTTGACCAGTCCGGGTCAGACCTCGGCCGAGATGGAGGACCTGATCGTGTTGCGGCGCAAGCAGCTGCTGGAAGCGGGCTGCGATTGCGGGCCTCAGTCGATCGTGTGGTCATTGCAGCGCGACGGCGTCACCGGGGTGCCGTCGCGCTCGACGGTGTGGCAGATCCTGACCCGGCGTGGGCAGATCACTGCGCAACCGCAGAAACGCCCGAAGTCGGCGACCAAGCGTTTCTGCTTCGACCGGCCCAATGAATGCTGGCAGTCAGACTGGACGCAGTGGATGTTGGCCGACGGCACACCAGTGGCGATCGCGGGCAGCCTCGATGATCACTCCCGCTATCTGGCCGGGCTGGCCGCAGCCGTCGGCGCCGGCACCGCTGAACTGGTCTGGACGGTGATGCTGGCCGGGATCACCGAGTGCGGGATCCCATCGATGTCGTTGACCGACAACGGGTTCGTCTATACCGGCCGACTGCGTGGTTTCGAAGCGTCTTTCGAAGCCGCGCTGCGCAGTCTGGGCGTGCGCACCATCAACTCCACGCCGTATCACCCGCAGACCTGCGGCAAGATCGAACGATTTTGGCAGACGTTGAAGAAGTGGCTCACCGCTCGCGATCCCGCGGCCACCATCGCCGAACTCAACACCTTGCTCGAGCAGTTCCGCGTCGTCTACAACCACCACAGACCGCACCGAGCACACGGTGGGGCCACCCCCGCCGAGGCGTTCAGCATCGGGGAGAAGGCCCGGCCCGCTGACCGGCCCGTGCCGGCACCGGTCGTTGTCTCCCGTCACACCGTCGGTCAGACATCGGGGTACGTG includes the following:
- a CDS encoding integrase core domain-containing protein, translated to MAQKVTAMDIRMAAALAGQIPNVAQFCRDHDISRETFYKYQRRFAQLGIDGLQEQSRRPLTSPGQTSAEMEDLIVLRRKQLLEAGCDCGPQSIVWSLQRDGVTGVPSRSTVWQILTRRGQITAQPQKRPKSATKRFCFDRPNECWQSDWTQWMLADGTPVAIAGSLDDHSRYLAGLAAAVGAGTAELVWTVMLAGITECGIPSMSLTDNGFVYTGRLRGFEASFEAALRSLGVRTINSTPYHPQTCGKIERFWQTLKKWLTARDPAATIAELNTLLEQFRVVYNHHRPHRAHGGATPAEAFSIGEKARPADRPVPAPVVVSRHTVGQTSGYVFVAPYKVNVGLRWAGHVCDIIRDGEHITILSGTTLVRTFTADPTRRYQRGDKTTRTYRTREPKPPS